The genomic stretch CATGTTGGCACCGGCCGCACGAGCTACAGTCCGTGTCGCCGTGGTGTTGCGTGCCTGATAGGTATTGGTGCGTGGCGCAGTGGGTGCCGGGCGCTTCGGTGTGCGTGCCGCCGTCGTCGAGCCGCCGGCCTTGGCACGCCCTGGCAGGTTCAATCGGTGAACTTTGCCAATGACTGCGTTACGACTAACGCCACCAAGCTGAGCGGCAATTTGGCTTGCGCTCAGTCCTTCCGACCACAAACGTTTGAGTTTTTCAACGCGCTCATCAGTCCAGTTCATGCCATTTCTCCGCCGCTCGCGTCTTTAATGGCAGAATCCTTCACCGTTGCTTCGGACTAATCCGAAACATCAAGCCTCGATACTATCGGTGACTTTTTCCGCCGCATTTAATCAATTAATAGAAGTTAACCTAGTGTGAGCCTGACTCCATGACAAGAGTCGCCAGAATCATCGGGAATCGATTTCCGGGTTTTCCCCAACTTGCTTGGTGAGTGAGTCAAGTATGCAACACTGTCGCGGGACTATCGTAACGGTAGCTTGCGCGAAGCTGAAAAATGGCCGCAGGCCCTAAGATTCGTTGACATCTCAGGGGCAAGTGGGAATAGTGCCACCGCCGCCGCAAGGCGGCATTTTTAATTCTTCAGACCCAGCCTGCCAAGGGAGGCACACTGTCATGGCCGAAGCGAACCCGCTCTATCAGACCTACAATCGGGCGCCGATGCGCTTCGAGCGAGGTGAGGGCGTTTGGTTGATGACGGAGGATGGTGACCGCTATCTCGATTTTGCTGCCGGTGTTGCCGTCAACTCGCTTGGGCACAGTCACCCGCATCTGGTCGCGGCGCTCAAGGCTCAGGCCGACAAGGTCTGGCATCTGTCCAATCTTTATGATGTGCCGGGCCAGCATGTTCTCGCAGATCGTCTGACGCGCGCCACATTTGCCGATCGGGTATTCTTCACCAATTCCGGAGCGGAAGCACTGGAATGCGCGATCAAGACCGCCCGTCGCTATCACTATTCCAAGGGCCATCCCGAGCGCTTCCACATCATCACCATGGAAGGTGCCTTCCATGGCCGCACGATCGCAACGATCGCCGCTGGTGGCCAGGAAAAGTACCTCGAGGGTTTTGGCCCGAAGGCACCCGGTTTTGATCAGGTGCCATTCGGCGACCTGAACGCCCTGAAAGCGGCGATCACCGATGCCACGGCCGCGGTGCTGGTGGAGCCTCTGCAGGGTGAAGGCGGCATTCGCGGCATTCCGGTTGAGATGCTGCGCGAGATCCGCGCGCTCTGCGACGCACACGGGCTCCTCCTGATCCTGGACGAAGTACAATGCGGTGTCGGTCGCACAGGAAAGCTCTTCGCCCATGAATGGGCCGGCATCACACCCGACATCATGGCCGTTGCCAAGGGCATCGGCGGTGGCTTCCCGCTCGGCGCATGCTTGGCCACGGAGGAAGCAGCATCGGGCATGACGGCTGGCACCCATGGCTCCACCTATGGCGGCAATCCGCTGGGTATGGCGGTCGGCAATGCCGTGCTTGATGTTGTGCTTGCTGAAGGCTTCCTGGAGCATGTTCGCGATGTGGCGCTGGTGTTCCGCCAGGGCCTCGCATCCCTGCAGGATCGGTTCCCCGATCTGATCGATGAAATTCGCGGTGAAGGCCTGATGCTGGGCATCAAGTGCCGTATCCCGAATGGCGAATTGCTGATGGCCATGCGCAGCGAGCATGTTCTGGGTGTGCCGGCTGGCGACAATGTCATTCGTCTTCTGCCGCCGCTGACGATCAAGGCCGAAGAAGCGCGCGAGGGACTGGTCCGGATTGAAAATGCGCTCGTTCACCTGCGCGAAAAGGCTGCCGCCACCGCATAATCAGAAGGGAACACAGGTACTCTCGATGGCATCTCCGAAGCATTTCCTAGATCTCTCAGCCCTGTCTGCCGACCAGCTGCGCAGCATTCTGGACGACGCTCATGTGCGCAAGAAGGCGACCAAGGCGGGCGAAGCTGACAAGCCGCTTGCGGGCAAGATGCTGGCGATGATCTTCGAAAAGCCGTCCACGCGCACCCGCGTCTCCTTCGATGTCGGCATGCGCCAGCTTGGTGGCGAGACACTGTTCCTGTCGGGAACGGAAATGCAGCTCGGTCGCGCCGAGACCATCGGTGACACTGCCAAGGTCCTGTCGCGTTATGTTGACGCGATCATGATCCGCACGACCGATCATTCACGCCTGTTGGAAATGGCAGAGCATGCGACGGTCCCGGTCATCAATGCTCTGACGGATCTGACGCATCCTTGCCAGATCATGGCGGATATCCTGACGATCGAGGAGCATCGCGGACCAGTCGCTGGCAAGACGCTGGCCTGGACCGGTGACGGCAACAACGTGCTTCACTCACTTGTCGAAGGAGCTGCCCGCTTCGGCTATCGCATGAACATGGCCGTGCCGCTCGGTTCAGAACCGGATGACAAGATCCTGAACTGGGCCCGCAACAATGGCGGCGACATCATGCTGTGCCACGATGCCGATCGCGCCGTTGCCGGGGCCGATGCCGTGATCACCGATACCTGGGTGTCGATGAACCAGGAACACAAGGCGCGCGGCCACAACGTCTTCCAGCCCTTCCAGGTCAATGCTGACCTGATGAAGAAGGCGAAGGATGAAGCGCTCTTCCTCCATTGCCTTCCCGCCCATCGCGGCGAGGAAGTAACGGATGAAGTCATTGATGGTCCTCAGTCCGTCGTCTTTGATGAGGCTGAAAACCGGCTTCACGCTCAGAAATCCATTCTTGCATGGTGCCTTGGCGCCATCTGAGGTTCAGCATTCCGGCTTCGGTTTACCGTGAATTTTGACATGGCTTGACCTTTGGCCGGGCAAATACCATCTGTGCCCTTTCCCCATGGCCGCACAGGCCCTTGTTTTCGGCGCTTCGGCGCAGGAGTAGATCTATGTCGAACAGACCTGCCGCACTCGGCGAATTCGGTTTCGCCGGCGATGACCGCGTGGTGCCGTTCCAGGTTGAGAGCCTGGACGTGCGCGGTCGCGCCGTGCAACTCGGACCCTTGCTGAACACGATTCTCGAACGCCATGACTATCCCCAGCCGGTCGCACGCCTGCTGGCTGAAGTCATCGTGCTGACGGTTCTGATCGGCACATCTTTGAAATTCGAAGGCAAGTTTATCGTTCAGACCAAGAGCGATGGCCCTGTGGATCTGCTGGTCGCCGATTTTTCGACGCCGGAAGATGTGCGTGCCTACGCCCGGTTCAATGAAGACGCGCTTGCAGCGGCCATCGCAGATGGTCGCACCTCGCCGGAGCAATTGCTTGGTAGCGGCATTCTTGCCTTTACGATTGATCAAGGCTCATTCATGCAGCCCTATCAGGGTATCGTGGCGCTCGATGGTGCCTCGCTCGAAGAGATTGCTGGTGTCTATTTCCGCCAGTCGGAACAGATCCCGACCCGTGTCCGTCTCGGTGCAGCTGAACTCTTCGATCGCGATGAAGCCGGCAATCCGCGTCGTAGCTGGCGTGCCGGCGGCCTGATCGCCCAGTTCCTGCCGGATGCGCCGGAACGCATGCGCCAACCGGACCTGCATGGCGGAGATGGTGACGATCGGGACACGGACACTCATGCAGACGACGCCTGGGACGAGGCCCGCATTCTGGTCGATACGGTGGATGCAGATGAATTGACCGACCCGCAGATCGGTATAGAGCGGCTGCTCTTCCGGCTGTTTCACGAGCAGGGCGTGCGCGTCTATGACCCACAGCCCGTCTACGACCGCTGCAGCTGCGACCGTGATAAGATCATGGGCGTACTGCAAGGCTTCGGTGAGGACGAACTTGCCGAAAGCACGGAGAATGGCGAGATCAAGGTCACATGCGAGTTCTGCTCGACGACCTATCGTTTCGAGGCGGCGGAGATTGCCCGCGCATAGCGCTCGCTATCGCCTGCTCAACTTGGGAAGGGTCGGCAGAACTTCCGACCCTGATGCATTGAAGGGCGGGGCATCGGTAACGATTCTCCGGCCTCGTTTGTGATTGGGGTGATCGCAACAGCACAAGGGCACTTGCCGAGCTTGCGGCTCTTGCTGGTGATCTGGAAGCCTATCAGCCTTTCCATGCTCCACGGGCCGACCTTCTGGCGAGAACGGGGGCAATCAGCGCCGCCTATCATGCTTATGATCAGGCAATAGGGCTCGCAGCATCGCAAGCCGACGCTCTCTTCCTGAAGGCGCGTCAGGCACGGCTTGCTGCTTTCTTGCAGGGATAGGGCCGAGACCTGAGCCCTCGAAACCTAGTTCAGCGTACGCGCCATTCCCGGGCTGTCGAGTGAGAATGCAGGAATCTTGACCTCGAAGACGCGCCCGTCATCAGTTTCCATGACGTAATGGCCATGCATCATGCCCGACGGCGTGTCGAGCGGGCAGCCCGAGGAGTATTCATAGCTCGCGCCGGGCGAAAGACGAGGCGTTTCGCCGACAACGCCTGGTCCAGCCACTTCGTCGACCACTCCGTTCTGGTCGGTGATATGCCAGTAGCGATGGGTCAGCCGTGCCGGCTCATTCGAATGATTGGTGATCACGATCCGATAACCCCAGACATAGCGACTGTCTTCCGGATCGGACTGTTCTTCCAGATAAAAAGGCTCGACGCAGACCTCAATGTCGCTGGTCACCGCGCGATACATGCCTGAACCCTCGTTATGCATCATTTCCCAAACAAGAAAACACGATTGTGGCGGGAATGACGTCAACATGCCAATGAGAAATGCAGCGTCAACACCCTTTATATTAAGGGTTTAGGTCGAGACGGGCTCTCGTTCTAGGTCGCGGACCAGCCGCGACCGACTTTTTTTGGCGCTGGAGCGTCTCAGTTGGCAAGGCCGCTGAGTGCTTGGGCGAAGTCTTCCAGCAGGTCGGCAGTGTCTTCGATCCCGCAGGAAAGACGCACGGTACCGCCCGAAATACCAAGCTCTGCCCGTGCCTCGTCCGACAGGTTCTTGTGCGTCGTCGTCGCCGGATGGGTAATCAGGCTCTTCGCATCGCCCAGATTGTTGGAAATCCGGATGACCTCCAAGGCATTCTGGAGCTTGAACGCAGCCTCCTTGCCACCCTTGAGCTCAAAGGCAACCAGCGTGGAACCGCCGGTCATCTGCTTGGCAATGATATCAGCTTGGGGATGATCGGCCCGGCCAGGATAGATGACCCGTGCCACCTGCATCTGCTCCGCCAGGAAATCGGCGATTGCGGAAGCATTCTTCGTTTGCTGGGCCACGCGCAAGGGAAGGGTCTCGATCCCCTTCAGAAGCGTCCAGGCATTGAACGGCGACATGGCCGGACCCGTATGGCGGAAATAGTCATGCAGGTTCTCGTCGATCCACTCTTTTGACGACAGCACGACGCCGCCAAGGCAGCGACCCTGACCGTCAATATGCTTGGTCGCCGAATAGATGACCACATGCGCGCCAAGCTCCAGCGGCTTCTGGAACAGCGGTGTCGCAAAGACGTTGTCGACCACCAGCTTTGCACCGATCTGATCGGCAAGTTTTGCCACGCCAGCAATGTCGATCACTTCCAGCGTCGGATTGGTCGGGCTTTCCAGGAACATCACCTTGGTATTGGGGCGAATGCCTGCTTCCCAGTTGGCGAGGTCACGTCCGTCGATCAGCGTGCATTCGATGCCGTATTTAGGCGCCAGCGTCTCCACCACCCAGCGGCATGAGCCAAACAGGGCGCGGGCGGCCAGGATGTGATCGCCGGCCTTGAGCTGGCACAGGATCGCCGCCGAAACCGCCGCCATGCCGGAGGCCGTCGCGCGTGCATCCTCTGCACCTTCCAGCATGCACATGCGCTTTTCGAACATGTCATTGGTCGGGCTGCCATAGCGTGCATAAATGAAGCCGTCCGTCTCTCCCTTGAAACGCGCTTCTGCCGCTTCGGAGCTGTCATAGACGAAGCCCTGCGTCAGATAGATCGCTTCGGAGGTTTCGCCAAACTGCGAGCGCAACGTGCCACCATGGACGAGTTGGGTAGCCGGACGCCAGTTCTTGCTCATGATCCGTGCCTTTCGAACACAAAAAAACCGGTCGCGAGAACGGACCGGTTTGGGTAACCCGGTCTATTTAGCCACTTGTTTAACGTGGCTGCAAGCCGACCGGCCAAATCACCACGGGATAAGGCTGCCATACGCCGAAGCGGCCCTTGCGTCAATTGGCGGTGTTTGGTTTTGTCGGCCCAAACAGGATTTGAGAAGATGACCAGGAATTCAGGGATATTGTCCGACCGCGCCATCGGCGCCTTGTTCGGGGGTGGCCAGCTGAAAAGCGAGACCATGCTCGACAAGGATCAGATCCAGCCGGCGAGCCTCGATTTGCGCCTCGGATCAAAGGCCCTGCGCGTTCGGGCAAGCTTCATGCCCGGGCGCAATCATACGGTCGCGGACAAGCTCGCACGGCTGACCCTTCACGAAATCGATCTGGAGCATGGTGCCGTTCTCGAAACCGGTTGCGTCTATATCGTGCCGCTGATGGAAAGCCTTGATCTTCCAGCCGATCTGTCTGCCTCCACCAATCCGAAAAGCTCGACCGGGCGTCTTGATATCTTCACCCGCGTCATGGTCGATTACGCGCAGGAATTCGACAAGATCCCGGCAGGCTACAAGGGCCAGCTTTATCTTGAAATTTCGCCGCGCACTTTCCCGATCATCGTGCGTCGAGGCTCACGCCTGTCACAGATCCGTTTCCGTGTCGGTCATGCGCTGCTGACCGAGGCGGAAGTGCTGAGCCTTCATCACGCCGAAACGCTGGTTGCCAGCGAAACCCCGAATGTTTCCGGTGGCGGGATTGCGCTTTCCATCGACTTGAAGGGCACAGGCCCCCATGGCCTGATTGGCTATCGCGGCAAGCATCATACCTCGGTCATCGATGTGGATCTGAAAAACGCCCATGACGTCCTGGATTTCTGGGAGCCGCTTTACACCCGTGGTCGCGACGAGCTGATCCTCGATCCGGATGAGTTCTATATCCTGGTCAGCCGCGAAGCCGTGCATGTGCCGCCGCTCTACGCCGCTGAAATGACCCCCTATGATCCGCTCGTCGGCGAGTTCCGGGTCCATTACGCCGGCTTCTTCGATCCCGGCTTCGGCCATGCGCCCGCCGGCGGCTCCGGCAGCCGCGCCGTGCTCGAAGTTCGCAGCCACGAGGTTCCATTCATTCTCGAACATGGTCAGGTCATCGGTCGTCTGGTCTATGAGCATATGCAGGAGCGCCCCGAAGGCCTTTACGGCAGCGGACTGGGTTCCAATTATCAGGCTCAGGGGCTGAAGCTGTCGAAGCATTTCCGCAGCCCCTGAGCCGCTCATCAAGCCAAGGTTCCATCTGGTCTGCGTCTTTGCTTGACAGAGGTCGTCAACTCGTGGATTTGTCAGTGGCAATGCGGGTGTAGCTCAATGGTAGAGCAGTAGCTTCCCAAGCTAACGACGAGGGTTCGATTCCCTTCACCCGCTCCATTTTCCTCAATCTTCATGCCGGTTCTGTCGATAGCTTCGCGCTCGGCTTGTGCGGTGTCTTGGCCCAGAAGAATGGGCGTGATTTCAATTCACGCAACGCACGCCAGCCGGCAAGCGAGATCGCCATCCAATAGACCGGCGTCATCAGCCAGCGGCGCCCGACGGCCTGCTTTTCGTGGCGCGTCATTTCCGACGTGCCGACGGCAATGAAGAGTGCGTAGCTGCCGATGATATTGATCAGATCGACGGTCAGAAGCGCGATTCGGTGAAACGGAATGTCGCTCACCGGTGTCGAAAGCAGAAGTGGCATCTGCAGTCCGATAAACAGAAACAGAGCCGGATGGACGAGCGATGAGAGCAGCATGCCGCCGATCAGCAGTTGGAAGATCACGAATGCCATCCATCCCATGTCCTGCCCTGCCTTTAGCGGATCGCGCATGGCCACCAGCCAGGTCTGCATCCAGCCTTTGTACCAGCGTGTTCTCTGGCCCAGCCATATCTTGAACTGGGTCGGTGCATCTTCCAAGGTCGGCCGCGTCAGTGTTTCCGTTAGGTAACCGAGCCGGTGCAGCCTGAGGCCGAGATCGGCATCCTCGGTTACGTTGAACGGGTCCCAGCCGCCACTTGCAATCAATGCGTCGCGACGGAAGTGGTTGGAAGTTCCACCAAGCGGCAGGGGCATCCGATAATGCGCCAACATCGGCAGAAGGCGCTTGAAGAGAGCTGAGTATTCGAGGGCAAAGATCGCACTGATCCAGCTGTCTGCGGCATTGGCAATCACCAGCGGTGCCTGCAGACAGGCAAGGGAAGGCGGGCCAGTGCGAAATCGCTGATAGGCCTCTCGCAACTGAAGCGGATGCGGCCTGTCCTCTGCATCATAGATTGTCAGCAGCTCTCCGCGTGCGCTGGCAAGCGCATAGTTCAGCGCCTTGGGTTTGGTCCGGGGTGCCATATCCGGCACTTCGACAATTTCGATATAGGCGGGTGGTGACGCTCGGTGGATTGCGGCGATTGTCGCTCGATCATTGGCCTCGCAGACCAGCTTGACGTCAAGCCGCGTCTGTGGCCAGTCGATCCGCGCGAGCGCCTCGATGAGTTGCGGCACGACCGCTTCCTCGCGGTAGAGCGCAATCAAGACCGTATAGACGGGCAATTCGTGATCATGAGGCTGGGCAATGATCTCGGTTGTCTTGTTCCGGCTCTGGTGGAAAGTCACGACCAGCCGCAGACAAAGGCTCGCAAAGTATATGGAAGAAATGGTGACATGCATCACCAGGAGCGCCAGTGTCTGGTTGAAAATCAGCGGAAACAGCACGCAACATGTCAGGACGCCGCTCACATAGCCCTGGAGCCCGGTCATCACCACCCGCGCGGAGTTCTGCGGCTGTTGTTCAAAAAGATGGCTGATGGACGCGCGGCAACGCCGTTCGGCGATCACCTTCCAGACCGCTTGGCGAATGACGGATGGAGCGGCGATGACGAGAATGCTCTTCAAACTCGGGCGCGTCGCAAGCTTGTCGATCAGGGCATCGAGCCTTCCGATTTCCGGAACGATAACCGTCAGGGGTGGACCATCCGGATAATGCAGCCGGATGACTTGCGGGCGAACGAGCTGTGTCTCAAGCCTTGAGCTATCCAGGATCAGCCCATCAGGCAGCGTTTCCAGAAATTGCAGCCCGCACATGCGTGCGACGCCTGCATAATAGGCACTTTCCTGTATGGTGCCGGAGGCGAGCAACTCGGCTTCGATGGTGGTTCCGTGGGCGAGTGCCCGGCGTGCCATGGACGCGATATAGGGCTTTCCAAGACCCATGGCTTTCAACATCAGGACTTCCTGACGCATTGATGGCGTCAGCAGGGAGTACATCTCCGGATTTGCTGGGTCTGTTTGCAGAGAAGTCGCAAGACCTCGTCCGACGGCATGAAAAGCCTCGGCATATTCCCCAATACGCATGACTCTGTTACACGTCGTGGCTGGTAACGACGGCCCCTCAAATGCCGTCTTCCCGGCTGCTGGTCCCTTGAAGGCAATAATATTTATGCGCGCAAGAGTTTCATCCCTAGGATTCAGGGGAATTCACCAGAGGTTGCGCTCGGTTGTGACGGCTGGTGCTATGGCAGCCGGTATCGTGGCCGCGCTTGCATGTGCTGCTGCCGCGCAGACTTTTGAAGAAATGCCCGTTCTTTTCGATGCACGCGAGCGTCTGGTCAGGCCCGATGTTTCCGGCCTTTTGCGCCTTCGCTTTCTGACGACAACCGATTTTCCGCCCTTTAACTTCATCGATCAGACCGGTCGTCTATCGGGCTTCCATGTCGATCTGGCGCGTGCGCTTTGTGCGGAACTGGTTGTCGAAATGAAATGTCAGATCCAGGCTCTCCCGTTCGATCAACTGCGATCCGCGCTGGACGAGGGGCAGGGAGAGGTCGTCATGGCGGGTGTGGCCGTCTCACCCGAGTTGAGAGAAAACTTCCTCTTCACGCGGCCCTACATGCTGTTGCCGGCGCGCTTTGTCCGCCATCGTGAGGTGACCCTATCATCACCAGATGCCAGCGCTCTGTTCAACCGTCCGGTCGGTGTCATCGGCGGCACGGCCCACGAAACTATGCTGAAAGCCTATTTCCCCAATGTCACCCCGGTGATCCTGCCTGATCGGGCCGCACTTTTGGACGCGGTCAGAACAAAGGCGGTTGATGCCGCCTTTGCCGATGGCCTGCAATTGTCCTTCTGGGCATCCGGCCCCGCTTCCGAGGGTTGCTGCGAACTATTGGACGGGCCCTATCTCTCCCAGGACTATCTCGGAGAGGGAATGATGTTGATGATGCGGTCGGGCGACACGGTTCTGAAGCAGGCGCTCAACAGCGCGCTTGCCGCCGTGTCACGCGACGGTCGCTTGCAGGAAATCTACCTGAAATACTTCCCCGTCAGCCTCTATTGAATGGGCCGGGGCGAAGCTTTTCATGGCTCAGGCGGCGAGGTAGCGAACGCTTGCGCTGCGCTCGATTGCGGCACAGACAAGCTTGTCGAGATTGAGACGGTCTCTCAGCAGCTGCAACAGGCGCAATTCTTCGCGACGCACAGCCAGATCGGCGGCCACCACTTCGACTGCGACGGCATAGGCGCTTTCGTAGAGGCGGGACGGCAGGGCGTCTTTGACGGTTTCCAGAATGATTTCGAGCCCTTCGGGACCCGACAGGAGTTGGGCACAGCGCTGCGAGACGTCAATCAGCGTTTCCTTGTCGAATCCCTCGAACATCGGCAGGATGTCGATCAATTGCCCGATCCGGTTCAGTTCCTTCTCGGCCATGGAATTGTCGACGGCGGATGCCATCACCATCACGAAGATGAGTGCGTCATGGGTGGAAACGTGACTGTTCATGTATTTTGAGGTCCTGTGGAATATGCAGAGAGATAGGGGCTTCGGAGCTGGCTTTTCAAGGCTGCCCTGCAACGGTCTTGTCCGGCCTGTCGCCTGAGTTGGCAAACAGGCCTTTGCCCGCCTGACGCGCTTCTTCGGTCAGGGGTGCAAATGGCGAACCGTCGCTTGCCTCTGCCCAGCCATGTTGAGCAAGCCATGCCGCGATTTCAGTGACGCCGATGAAGCAGCGCGTTTCGATCTGGCCGCTCCAGTCGGACCCCACGGTTTCGCAGGCAAGGGACCGGTTTCGGATCAGCATGCGTTGCTGGGTCAAGGCCATCATCCCGCAAGGCCAGGATTCTGCGCCGTCTTCGCCACAGAGTTTCGACACGGGGGTGGGGTCGACGCCGGACAGGCGTATCTCTTTGCCCGGACCAAAAGAGACAACTCCGGCCGCCACCGAGATCGGGCGATGCAGCATCGAGACGCGGGTTGGAGCAGGGCGATCCGTATAGATTGTGCTCAGCGGTTCACGCGGCTCGATCCGTTCCAGAGCACTTGCCTCTTCAACCACGGGAGAGCTGAAAACCTCCGGTTCAATCGGTCGAACTGAACGGTTTTCGACCTGCGGCTCTTCGGGAAACAGCTCCGAAGGATCGGGCACATCCAGATCTTGCAAATCGTACTCGACAGGGCTCTCCGCCAGCATCTGTCCGCCGGCCATCACCAGATAGCCCCATAACAGAAGACCGAACGCTCCAATGACCGGCGTGGCAATCTTGCGCATGGATCACATTCCCTACTGGCTTGCCCAGATGATCCGGGCGACCCAGTCGACTTCCGTCATGTCGAGGTTGCGCGGCGGATGCTCGGGATTGAGTGACTGGAGTTCGATGGCTTTCGTTGTCTGACGCGCCAGAACCTTTGCCATGACTTCCCCGTCCCTGGTCTTTACGACGACACGATCCCCCCGACGCACCTGGACCCCCGGCTCAACGATCAGAATATCGCCATCCCGGTAGAGTGGCTTCATGCTGTCGCCCTGAACCTCCAGCGCATAAACGCTGCCATTCCGCCCCGGCGCAGCCGGAAACTCAACCAGATCCCATCCTTGACCGGCAGGAAAGCCACCATCGTCAAAAAAACCGCCGGCACCAGCCTGGGCAAAGCCCAGAAGCGGTATCGACCGCGTCTGCAGTGTGGTGCCGCCGCCGGGCAATCCATCACCGCGTCGCTCGCTCGCAACAATACCCATGAACTGTTCAAGACTGGAACCCGTTGCCTCGAGCACCTTGGAGATCGATTCGGTCGATGGCCAGCGCATTCGCCCGTCAGAGGCCACGCGTTTTGACTTGTTGAAAGACGTCGGATCAAGGCCGGCGCGTCGGGCAAGACCGGACGGCGTCAACTGATGACGCTCGGCTAGGCGATCGATCGCGGCCCAGATCGTGTCATGCGAAAGCATTGTTGCTCAGGCTCCGACGCGGGAGACGCAAGAAGAGGTCTCCGGAAATTGACCACCGGAATGATAAAGATATTGCTCTCATCCGTAAAGCTGAAACAGGAATAAAATCCTGAAATAAACCGCTAAGCCGTCAGGCGACCATCGCCATATTGATCTTGCCGAGCTGGATGACGGCCTGGGTGCGGCTGTCCACCTTGAGTTTCAGCAGGATCGCCGAGACATGCGCCTTGATCGTTGCTTCTGAAACGCCCAGTTCATAGGCGATCTGCTTGTTGAGCAGGCCTTCGCCCAGCATGCCCAGAACCCGGCTTTGCTGCGGCGTCAGTGTGCGCAAGCGTGCTATGAGGTCGGCAACATCCGGATCGGTTTCCTGTCCGCCCTGATAGCTGTTCGGCGTCCATATGTCGCCTTCCAGCACCTTCTGGATCGCTGCACGGATGTCATCAATTCCTGAGGATTTCGAGATGAACCCGGAAGCGCCAAGCTCCAGCGCTCGGCGAATGGTCACCGGGTCGTCGCTCGCCGAGACAATGACAATGGGCAGGCTGGCAAATTCGGCTC from Peteryoungia desertarenae encodes the following:
- a CDS encoding GcrA family cell cycle regulator — translated: MNWTDERVEKLKRLWSEGLSASQIAAQLGGVSRNAVIGKVHRLNLPGRAKAGGSTTAARTPKRPAPTAPRTNTYQARNTTATRTVARAAGANMVKEDVDVDLIEEVRNVPSTNVVVPISRRLALTELTERTCKWPIGDPMTDDFHFCGCETSDTSPYCTYHGKMAYQPVSERRRAAR
- a CDS encoding aspartate aminotransferase family protein, which encodes MAEANPLYQTYNRAPMRFERGEGVWLMTEDGDRYLDFAAGVAVNSLGHSHPHLVAALKAQADKVWHLSNLYDVPGQHVLADRLTRATFADRVFFTNSGAEALECAIKTARRYHYSKGHPERFHIITMEGAFHGRTIATIAAGGQEKYLEGFGPKAPGFDQVPFGDLNALKAAITDATAAVLVEPLQGEGGIRGIPVEMLREIRALCDAHGLLLILDEVQCGVGRTGKLFAHEWAGITPDIMAVAKGIGGGFPLGACLATEEAASGMTAGTHGSTYGGNPLGMAVGNAVLDVVLAEGFLEHVRDVALVFRQGLASLQDRFPDLIDEIRGEGLMLGIKCRIPNGELLMAMRSEHVLGVPAGDNVIRLLPPLTIKAEEAREGLVRIENALVHLREKAAATA
- the argF gene encoding ornithine carbamoyltransferase, which encodes MASPKHFLDLSALSADQLRSILDDAHVRKKATKAGEADKPLAGKMLAMIFEKPSTRTRVSFDVGMRQLGGETLFLSGTEMQLGRAETIGDTAKVLSRYVDAIMIRTTDHSRLLEMAEHATVPVINALTDLTHPCQIMADILTIEEHRGPVAGKTLAWTGDGNNVLHSLVEGAARFGYRMNMAVPLGSEPDDKILNWARNNGGDIMLCHDADRAVAGADAVITDTWVSMNQEHKARGHNVFQPFQVNADLMKKAKDEALFLHCLPAHRGEEVTDEVIDGPQSVVFDEAENRLHAQKSILAWCLGAI
- a CDS encoding Hsp33 family molecular chaperone, with protein sequence MSNRPAALGEFGFAGDDRVVPFQVESLDVRGRAVQLGPLLNTILERHDYPQPVARLLAEVIVLTVLIGTSLKFEGKFIVQTKSDGPVDLLVADFSTPEDVRAYARFNEDALAAAIADGRTSPEQLLGSGILAFTIDQGSFMQPYQGIVALDGASLEEIAGVYFRQSEQIPTRVRLGAAELFDRDEAGNPRRSWRAGGLIAQFLPDAPERMRQPDLHGGDGDDRDTDTHADDAWDEARILVDTVDADELTDPQIGIERLLFRLFHEQGVRVYDPQPVYDRCSCDRDKIMGVLQGFGEDELAESTENGEIKVTCEFCSTTYRFEAAEIARA
- the apaG gene encoding Co2+/Mg2+ efflux protein ApaG, whose product is MYRAVTSDIEVCVEPFYLEEQSDPEDSRYVWGYRIVITNHSNEPARLTHRYWHITDQNGVVDEVAGPGVVGETPRLSPGASYEYSSGCPLDTPSGMMHGHYVMETDDGRVFEVKIPAFSLDSPGMARTLN
- a CDS encoding O-succinylhomoserine sulfhydrylase, with translation MSKNWRPATQLVHGGTLRSQFGETSEAIYLTQGFVYDSSEAAEARFKGETDGFIYARYGSPTNDMFEKRMCMLEGAEDARATASGMAAVSAAILCQLKAGDHILAARALFGSCRWVVETLAPKYGIECTLIDGRDLANWEAGIRPNTKVMFLESPTNPTLEVIDIAGVAKLADQIGAKLVVDNVFATPLFQKPLELGAHVVIYSATKHIDGQGRCLGGVVLSSKEWIDENLHDYFRHTGPAMSPFNAWTLLKGIETLPLRVAQQTKNASAIADFLAEQMQVARVIYPGRADHPQADIIAKQMTGGSTLVAFELKGGKEAAFKLQNALEVIRISNNLGDAKSLITHPATTTHKNLSDEARAELGISGGTVRLSCGIEDTADLLEDFAQALSGLAN
- a CDS encoding 2'-deoxycytidine 5'-triphosphate deaminase, whose product is MTRNSGILSDRAIGALFGGGQLKSETMLDKDQIQPASLDLRLGSKALRVRASFMPGRNHTVADKLARLTLHEIDLEHGAVLETGCVYIVPLMESLDLPADLSASTNPKSSTGRLDIFTRVMVDYAQEFDKIPAGYKGQLYLEISPRTFPIIVRRGSRLSQIRFRVGHALLTEAEVLSLHHAETLVASETPNVSGGGIALSIDLKGTGPHGLIGYRGKHHTSVIDVDLKNAHDVLDFWEPLYTRGRDELILDPDEFYILVSREAVHVPPLYAAEMTPYDPLVGEFRVHYAGFFDPGFGHAPAGGSGSRAVLEVRSHEVPFILEHGQVIGRLVYEHMQERPEGLYGSGLGSNYQAQGLKLSKHFRSP
- a CDS encoding glycosyltransferase family 2 protein; its protein translation is MLKAMGLGKPYIASMARRALAHGTTIEAELLASGTIQESAYYAGVARMCGLQFLETLPDGLILDSSRLETQLVRPQVIRLHYPDGPPLTVIVPEIGRLDALIDKLATRPSLKSILVIAAPSVIRQAVWKVIAERRCRASISHLFEQQPQNSARVVMTGLQGYVSGVLTCCVLFPLIFNQTLALLVMHVTISSIYFASLCLRLVVTFHQSRNKTTEIIAQPHDHELPVYTVLIALYREEAVVPQLIEALARIDWPQTRLDVKLVCEANDRATIAAIHRASPPAYIEIVEVPDMAPRTKPKALNYALASARGELLTIYDAEDRPHPLQLREAYQRFRTGPPSLACLQAPLVIANAADSWISAIFALEYSALFKRLLPMLAHYRMPLPLGGTSNHFRRDALIASGGWDPFNVTEDADLGLRLHRLGYLTETLTRPTLEDAPTQFKIWLGQRTRWYKGWMQTWLVAMRDPLKAGQDMGWMAFVIFQLLIGGMLLSSLVHPALFLFIGLQMPLLLSTPVSDIPFHRIALLTVDLINIIGSYALFIAVGTSEMTRHEKQAVGRRWLMTPVYWMAISLAGWRALRELKSRPFFWAKTPHKPSAKLSTEPA